The following are encoded together in the Equus przewalskii isolate Varuska chromosome 14, EquPr2, whole genome shotgun sequence genome:
- the GDF7 gene encoding growth/differentiation factor 7: MDLSAAAALCLWLLSACRPRDGLEAAAVLRAAGAGPAGSPGGGGGGGGRTLAAAAGASTGPAAAAPGARAARRAASSGFRNGSVVPHQFMMSLYRSLAGRAPAGAAAASTSGSGRHGRADTITGFADQATQDESAAETGQSFLFDVSSLSDADEVVGAELRVLRREFPEPSSGSAIPPPLLLLLSTCPGAASAPLLLHSRAAEPLDGARWEVFDVADAVRRHRREPRATRVFCLLLRAAAGPARGPLALQLLGFGSRGGGGAAAEERALLVVSSRTQRKESLFREIRAQARALGAPLAAEPPPDPGPGTGSPTAVIGGRRRRRTALAGTRAAQGSGGGAGRGHGRRGRSRCSRKPLHVDFKELGWDDWIIAPLDYEAYHCEGVCDFPLRSHLEPTNHAIIQTLLNSMAPDAAPASCCVPARLSPISILYIDAANNVVYKQYEDMVVEACGCR; the protein is encoded by the exons ATGGACCTGAGCGCGGCCGCCGCGCTGTGCCTCTGGCTGCTGAGCGCCTGCCGCCCTCGCGACGGACTCGAAGCGGCCGCTGTGCTGCGAGCGGCGGGGGCAGGGCCGGCCGGGAGTCCCGggggcggcggcggtggcggcgggcGGACCCTCGCCGCAGCTGCGGGTGCCTCCACTGGCCCGGCCGCCGCGGCCCCCGGGGCCCGCGCTGCGCGGCGCGCTGCCAGCTCCGGCTTCAGGAACGGCTCCGTGGTGCCGCACCAGTTCATGATGTCGCTTTACCGGAGCCTGGCCGGGAGGGCTCCGGCCGGGGCAGCCGCCGCCTCCACCTCGGGCTCTGGCCGCCACGGCCGCGCGGACACAATCACCGGCTTCGCAGACCAGGCGACCCAAG ACGAATCGGCCGCCGAGACCGGCCAGAGCTTCCTATTCGACGTGTCCAGTCTCTCCGACGCCGACGAGGTGGTGGGCGCGGAGCTGCGCGTGCTGCGCCGCGAGTTTCCGGAGCCGAGCTCCGGCAGCGCGATTCCcccgccgctgctgctgctgctgtccacGTGCCCCGGCGCCGCCAGCGCGCCGCTCCTGCTGCACTCGCGAGCGGCCGAGCCCCTGGACGGTGCGCGCTGGGAGGTGTTTGACGTGGCGGACGCCGTGCGGCGCCACCGCCGGGAGCCGCGCGCCACCCGCGTGTTCTGCCTCTTGCTGCGCGCAGCGGCCGGGCCGGCGCGGGGCCCGCTGGCACTGCAGCTACTGGGCTTCGGCTCGCGGGGTGGAGGCGGGGCCGCGGCGGAAGAGCGCGCCCTGCTCGTTGTCTCCTCCCGcacacagaggaaggagagccTGTTCCGGGAGATCCGCGCCCAGGCCCGCGCGCTCGGGGCCCCGCTGGCCGCGGAGCCGCCGCCGGATCCGGGACCCGGCACCGGCTCGCCGACGGCGGTCATCGGAGGTCGCAGGCGGCGGCGGACAGCGCTGGCTGGGACGCGGGCGGCGCAGGGCagcggcgggggcgcgggccgggGCCATGGGCGCAGGGGTCGGAGCCGCTGTAGCCGGAAGCCGCTGCATGTGGACTTCAAGGAGCTGGGCTGGGACGACTGGATCATCGCGCCGCTGGACTACGAGGCGTACCACTGCGAGGGCGTTTGCGACTTCCCGCTGCGCTCGCATCTCGAGCCCACCAACCACGCCATCATTCAGACGCTGCTCAACTCCATGGCGCCCGACGCGGCGCCTGCCTCTTGCTGCGTGCCTGCGCGCCTCAGCCCCATCAGCATCCTCTACATCGACGCCGCCAACAACGTGGTCTACAAGCAGTACGAGGACATGGTGGTGGAGGCGTGTGGCTGCAGGTAG